The Streptomyces kanamyceticus genome window below encodes:
- a CDS encoding cytochrome b/b6 domain-containing protein, with the protein MSRLSEVAGAPVRVRRFSRAQRSVHRLTAVLMGVCVASAACLYVPQLAELVGRRALVVTVHEWSGLLLPAPFLAGLASRAFRGDLRLLNRFGPHDGAWLRSVLRRRPRPGAGKFNAGQKLFAGWLAGAVLVMLGTGLLMWFTHLAPLVWRTGSTFVHDWLALAIGVVLAGHVGMALGDPEARRGMRTGSVDPGWAEREHSLWRR; encoded by the coding sequence GGGGCGCCGGTACGGGTACGGCGGTTCAGCCGTGCCCAACGTTCGGTGCATCGCCTCACGGCCGTGCTGATGGGGGTGTGCGTGGCGAGCGCCGCCTGCCTCTACGTCCCCCAGCTCGCCGAACTCGTGGGCCGCCGCGCCCTGGTGGTCACCGTCCACGAGTGGTCCGGGCTGCTGCTCCCCGCCCCGTTCCTCGCGGGCCTGGCATCCCGCGCCTTCCGCGGCGACCTGCGCCTGCTCAACCGCTTCGGCCCGCACGACGGCGCGTGGCTGCGGTCCGTGCTCCGACGGCGGCCGCGGCCCGGCGCGGGCAAGTTCAACGCGGGCCAGAAGCTGTTCGCCGGGTGGCTGGCCGGAGCGGTCCTCGTGATGCTCGGCACGGGGCTCCTCATGTGGTTCACGCACCTCGCACCCCTGGTGTGGCGCACGGGGAGCACGTTCGTGCACGACTGGCTGGCGCTGGCCATCGGCGTGGTGCTCGCGGGGCACGTGGGGATGGCGCTCGGGGATCCCGAGGCGCGGCGGGGAATGCGGACCGGGTCCGTGGACCCGGGGTGGGCGGAGCGGGAGCATTCGCTCTGGCGGCGGTGA